The Mangifera indica cultivar Alphonso chromosome 8, CATAS_Mindica_2.1, whole genome shotgun sequence genome has a window encoding:
- the LOC123224043 gene encoding uncharacterized protein LOC123224043, which yields MVVEDSYNSEDECDKAKSQKPFEEESSERIWNEDEEIAILKIAIKFWHEREVDPATQERDFFVFLQETQQLIGEFSKDEVTTKLRLMKEEYESNLIKGKSCRHANKILEYCENIWGGENNVEEILLINKKYIGLGENIVKEAMKYIEESKRIELMQQWKQVQALEFEILKKRAALVEYQTKLMLEEANKRMKKTLAPSST from the coding sequence ATGGTGGTAGAAGACAGTTATAATAGTGAAGACGAATGTGATAAGGCAAAGTCACAGAAGCCCTTCGAGGAAGAATCATCTGAGAGAATTTggaatgaagatgaagaaattgcaattttaaaaattgcaatcAAATTTTGGCATGAGAGAGAAGTTGACCCTGCCACCCAAGAgagagatttttttgtttttttgcagGAAACACAACAATTAATAGGTGAATTTAGTAAAGATGAAGTGACAACAAAATTAAGGTTGATGAAGGAAGAATACGAAAGcaatttgattaaaggtaaGAGTTGTCGTCatgcaaataaaatattagagtaTTGTGAGAATATATGGGGTGGTGAGAATAATGTAGAGGAGATATtacttatcaataaaaaatatattggatTAGGAGAGAATATTGTTAAGGAAGCCATGAAATATATTGAAGAAAGTAAAAGGATTGAGTTGATGCAACAATGGAAACAAGTTCAAGCCTTGGAATTTGAAATTCTCAAAAAGAGGGCTGCATTGGTAGAATATCAGACAAAATTGATGTTAGAGGAAGCAAATAAGCGAATGAAGAAAACACTAGCTCCATCATCAACCTGA
- the LOC123222772 gene encoding lysine-specific demethylase JMJ25-like isoform X1: MPTSKEERSQHFMYMVDLLYPFFKKFYHEQMREKEIEAKNRELKLSEIEIQQSVFEINERVYCNNCKTSIADYHRSCPKCSFELCISCCQEIRNGCLQGGHKLTMKHVDWGKGYLHGGEPLLLPSVKKSSSRNQTKLISRKRMRLMAEWKVNENGDIPCPVEKLGGCGYERLELKCLFSNRLLSKLRKKVKKLMKIHKMMDETQGSKNTSSGSNAAGEIDSCNKKLRKAACREGSVANFLYCPSVDDINQQGLECFKYHWVKGEPIIVTNSLEMTSGLSWEPMVMSRAFCAASHAKGSSNLVFRTIDCLDLCEVEINIHQFFKGYLEGREHSNGWPQILKLKDWPPSKHFEECLPRHGAEFLSALPYAEYTHPYYGILNIATKLPPDMLKPDLGPKAFIAYGFGEELGRGDSVTKLHYDMTDAVNILMHTADVIPSSEQLAKIENLKKLHDAQNQRELLELEHERQQKECPSERFRSEFFDPLTMEASDGGALWDIFRREDVPKLEEYLKLHHKEFRDVYCSPVEQVVHPIHDQTFYLTKHHKRKLKEEYGIEPWSFVQKVGEAVLIPAGCPHQVRNLKSCIKVALDFVSPESMKECMRLSKEFRALPHKHKAKQEKLEVMKMCIYGLSNAVQELEKLNE, from the exons ATGCCAACAAGTAAAGAAGAAAGGTCTCAACATTTTATGTATATGGTGGATCTTTTATATCCATTCTTCAAAAAGTTTTACCATGagcaaatgagagaaaaagagatagaGGCCAAAAATAGAG AATTAAAACTGTCGGAGATAGAAATACAACAATCTGTGTTTGAGATTAATGAGCGTGTGTATTG CAACAATTGTAAAACCTCCATAGCTGACTACCACAGGAGCTGCCCAAAATGCTCATTTGAATTATGTATTTCCTGTTGCCAAGAAATTCGCAATGGTTGTTTGCAAGGCGGACATAAACTGACCATGAAACATGTCGATTGGGGGAAAGGTTATCTACATGGAGGCGAACCTCTCTTGCTCCCCTCGGTTAAGAAAAGTTCATCAAGGAACCAGACTAAGTTAATCTCGAGGAAACGTATGAGACTAATGGCTGAATGGAAAGTAAATGAAAATGGTGACATCCCTTGTCCGGTGGAAAAGTTAGGTGGTTGTGGATATGAGCGACTGGAGTTAAAATGCCTATTTTCAAATAGATTGCTGTCGAAGTTAAGgaagaaagttaaaaaattgatgaaaatccatAAAATGATGGACGAAACTCAGGGTTCGAAGAATACCAGTTCAGGCTCCAATGCAGCTGGCGAGATTGATTCATGTAACAAGAAATTAAGGAAAGCAGCTTGTCGGGAAGGTTCGGTTGCTAATTTTCTATACTGCCCTTCAGTTGATGATATCAATCAACAAGGTTTAGAGTGTTTTAAGTACCATTGGGTTAAAGGAGAGCCGATTATTGTTACAAATTCTTTAGAAATGACCTCTGGCTTGAGTTGGGAGCCAATGGTAATGTCACGTGCTTTTTGTGCCGCATCGCATGCTAAAGGCTCCTCAAATTTGGTGTTTAGAACCATTGATTGTCTTGATTTGTGTGAG GTTGAAATAAATATTCACCAATTTTTCAAAGGGTATCTGGAGGGCCGTGAGCACTCAAATGGTTGGCCACAAATCCTCAAGCTCAAAGATTGGCCCCCATCTAAGCATTTTGAGGAGTGTTTACCACGCCATGGTGCAGAATTTTTAAGTGCCTTGCCATATGCTGAATATACACATCCTTACTATGGCATTCTCAATATTGCAACAAAGCTGCCTCCAGATATGTTGAAACCAGATTTAGGGCCAAAAGCTTTTATAGCATATGGATTTGGTGAAGAGCTTGGACGTGGAGACTCTGTGACCAAGCTGCATTATGACATGACAGATGCG GTGAATATTTTGATGCATACTGCGGATGTTATTCCGAGTTCTGAACAGCTtgctaaaatagaaaatttgaagaaattgcatGATGCTCAAAACCAAAGAGAGTTGTTGGAACTTGAGCATGAAAGACAACAAAAGGAATGTCCCTCAGAAAGGTTTAGGTCTGAATTTTTTGATCCTTTAACAATGGAGGCTTCAGATGGTGGTGCTCTTTGGGATATTTTCCGGCGGGAGGATGTGCCAAAACTTGAGGAATATCTTAAGCTTCATCACAAGGAGTTCAGGGATGTTTATTGTTCTCCAGTAGAACAG GTTGTGCACCCGATTCATGATCAAACATTCTACTTGACGAAGCATCATAAGAGAAAGCTGAAAGAGGAATATG gCATAGAGCCTTGGAGTTTTGTTCAGAAAGTTGGAGAGGCAGTCCTTATACCGGCTGGATGTCCCCATCAAGTGAGAAATCTGAAG TCATGCATAAAAGTTGCACTAGACTTTGTATCTCCTGAAAGTATGAAAGAATGCATGCGGCTATCTAAAGAGTTTCGCGCCCTTCCTCATAAGCATAAGGCTAAGCAGGAGAAACTAGAG gtGATGAAAATGTGTATTTATGGTTTAAGTAATGCTGTGCAAGAATTGGAGAAACTCAATGAATGA
- the LOC123222772 gene encoding lysine-specific demethylase JMJ25-like isoform X2, translated as MKHVDWGKGYLHGGEPLLLPSVKKSSSRNQTKLISRKRMRLMAEWKVNENGDIPCPVEKLGGCGYERLELKCLFSNRLLSKLRKKVKKLMKIHKMMDETQGSKNTSSGSNAAGEIDSCNKKLRKAACREGSVANFLYCPSVDDINQQGLECFKYHWVKGEPIIVTNSLEMTSGLSWEPMVMSRAFCAASHAKGSSNLVFRTIDCLDLCEVEINIHQFFKGYLEGREHSNGWPQILKLKDWPPSKHFEECLPRHGAEFLSALPYAEYTHPYYGILNIATKLPPDMLKPDLGPKAFIAYGFGEELGRGDSVTKLHYDMTDAVNILMHTADVIPSSEQLAKIENLKKLHDAQNQRELLELEHERQQKECPSERFRSEFFDPLTMEASDGGALWDIFRREDVPKLEEYLKLHHKEFRDVYCSPVEQVVHPIHDQTFYLTKHHKRKLKEEYGIEPWSFVQKVGEAVLIPAGCPHQVRNLKSCIKVALDFVSPESMKECMRLSKEFRALPHKHKAKQEKLEVMKMCIYGLSNAVQELEKLNE; from the exons ATGAAACATGTCGATTGGGGGAAAGGTTATCTACATGGAGGCGAACCTCTCTTGCTCCCCTCGGTTAAGAAAAGTTCATCAAGGAACCAGACTAAGTTAATCTCGAGGAAACGTATGAGACTAATGGCTGAATGGAAAGTAAATGAAAATGGTGACATCCCTTGTCCGGTGGAAAAGTTAGGTGGTTGTGGATATGAGCGACTGGAGTTAAAATGCCTATTTTCAAATAGATTGCTGTCGAAGTTAAGgaagaaagttaaaaaattgatgaaaatccatAAAATGATGGACGAAACTCAGGGTTCGAAGAATACCAGTTCAGGCTCCAATGCAGCTGGCGAGATTGATTCATGTAACAAGAAATTAAGGAAAGCAGCTTGTCGGGAAGGTTCGGTTGCTAATTTTCTATACTGCCCTTCAGTTGATGATATCAATCAACAAGGTTTAGAGTGTTTTAAGTACCATTGGGTTAAAGGAGAGCCGATTATTGTTACAAATTCTTTAGAAATGACCTCTGGCTTGAGTTGGGAGCCAATGGTAATGTCACGTGCTTTTTGTGCCGCATCGCATGCTAAAGGCTCCTCAAATTTGGTGTTTAGAACCATTGATTGTCTTGATTTGTGTGAG GTTGAAATAAATATTCACCAATTTTTCAAAGGGTATCTGGAGGGCCGTGAGCACTCAAATGGTTGGCCACAAATCCTCAAGCTCAAAGATTGGCCCCCATCTAAGCATTTTGAGGAGTGTTTACCACGCCATGGTGCAGAATTTTTAAGTGCCTTGCCATATGCTGAATATACACATCCTTACTATGGCATTCTCAATATTGCAACAAAGCTGCCTCCAGATATGTTGAAACCAGATTTAGGGCCAAAAGCTTTTATAGCATATGGATTTGGTGAAGAGCTTGGACGTGGAGACTCTGTGACCAAGCTGCATTATGACATGACAGATGCG GTGAATATTTTGATGCATACTGCGGATGTTATTCCGAGTTCTGAACAGCTtgctaaaatagaaaatttgaagaaattgcatGATGCTCAAAACCAAAGAGAGTTGTTGGAACTTGAGCATGAAAGACAACAAAAGGAATGTCCCTCAGAAAGGTTTAGGTCTGAATTTTTTGATCCTTTAACAATGGAGGCTTCAGATGGTGGTGCTCTTTGGGATATTTTCCGGCGGGAGGATGTGCCAAAACTTGAGGAATATCTTAAGCTTCATCACAAGGAGTTCAGGGATGTTTATTGTTCTCCAGTAGAACAG GTTGTGCACCCGATTCATGATCAAACATTCTACTTGACGAAGCATCATAAGAGAAAGCTGAAAGAGGAATATG gCATAGAGCCTTGGAGTTTTGTTCAGAAAGTTGGAGAGGCAGTCCTTATACCGGCTGGATGTCCCCATCAAGTGAGAAATCTGAAG TCATGCATAAAAGTTGCACTAGACTTTGTATCTCCTGAAAGTATGAAAGAATGCATGCGGCTATCTAAAGAGTTTCGCGCCCTTCCTCATAAGCATAAGGCTAAGCAGGAGAAACTAGAG gtGATGAAAATGTGTATTTATGGTTTAAGTAATGCTGTGCAAGAATTGGAGAAACTCAATGAATGA